In Deferribacteraceae bacterium V6Fe1, one genomic interval encodes:
- a CDS encoding IS1634 family transposase: MYLKKTRSKQYTYLQVVESYRDDNGVPRHKVLFNLGRLDILKKDPSFATVIDKIREEISESTKPEFKDISDADIVNWGYKIYEKLWKMFELDKTLDDIQKNSKARFDLQSSCFRMVIEHLLEPKSKLGVYANQNRYYNIPEVELHHFYRSLDILSEYKELLEDKLFYKNFSVFNLKVDIVFYDVTTFYFESVRSDSLREFGFSKDGKFNEVQIVFGLLVDMEGRPIGYELFPGNTFEGKTLEKALFKLNERFNLNKVIIVADRGLNSKINLKLIKDNGFDYIVASRLKSLPSDIQSEIFMDEGYNFIKSDEEDIFKYKSIDYKNKVSLGNGSVAVLDEKLIVTYSSKRSKKDKADRQRLIDKANHLLENESLIKSSFKRGGKKFLKEESSNKEKCYKLDEAAIEKDERFDGYYGIQTSETNLSEIDVIDAYHNLWKIEESFRIMKSKLEVRPIFHWTEKRIKGHFVVCFLAFLLERTLEHKLRTADIKASSRDVRSTINSMNFARFESKGQTYLLKTKFGSLGSHILRALRIPPPKNLSTPDELKF, translated from the coding sequence ATGTACTTGAAAAAAACTCGCTCTAAACAATATACTTACCTGCAAGTTGTAGAATCATATAGAGACGACAATGGTGTCCCAAGACATAAAGTACTATTTAATTTAGGCAGATTAGATATCCTAAAAAAAGACCCATCTTTTGCCACTGTAATAGATAAAATAAGAGAAGAGATTTCTGAATCTACTAAACCTGAGTTTAAAGATATATCTGATGCTGATATAGTGAATTGGGGCTATAAGATATATGAGAAGCTCTGGAAGATGTTTGAGCTGGATAAGACACTTGATGATATACAGAAAAACAGTAAAGCCAGGTTTGATTTACAATCGAGTTGTTTCCGTATGGTAATAGAGCACTTATTAGAGCCTAAGAGTAAGCTTGGAGTTTATGCAAATCAGAATAGGTATTACAATATTCCTGAAGTAGAGCTTCATCATTTTTATAGAAGCCTTGATATATTATCGGAATATAAGGAGCTTTTAGAGGATAAATTATTTTATAAAAATTTTAGCGTATTTAATTTAAAAGTAGATATAGTTTTTTATGATGTAACGACCTTTTATTTTGAGAGTGTCAGGTCAGATAGTTTAAGAGAATTTGGCTTTAGTAAAGATGGTAAGTTTAATGAGGTACAGATTGTATTTGGTTTACTTGTTGATATGGAAGGTCGTCCTATTGGTTATGAACTATTTCCTGGGAATACTTTTGAGGGTAAGACCCTTGAGAAGGCATTATTTAAATTAAATGAACGATTTAATTTAAATAAAGTTATAATAGTTGCAGATAGGGGCTTAAACAGTAAGATTAATTTAAAGCTGATAAAAGATAATGGATTTGATTATATAGTTGCAAGCAGACTAAAGAGTTTGCCATCAGATATTCAATCCGAGATATTTATGGATGAAGGTTACAATTTTATAAAATCGGATGAAGAGGATATTTTTAAATATAAGAGTATAGATTACAAGAATAAAGTTTCTTTGGGTAATGGTTCTGTAGCTGTTTTGGATGAGAAGTTAATAGTAACATATTCTTCTAAAAGGAGTAAGAAGGATAAAGCAGACAGGCAAAGACTTATAGACAAGGCTAATCATTTGCTTGAAAATGAATCATTGATAAAATCCTCTTTTAAGAGAGGTGGCAAGAAGTTTTTAAAGGAAGAATCCTCAAACAAAGAAAAATGTTATAAACTTGATGAGGCTGCGATTGAGAAGGATGAGCGCTTTGATGGATATTATGGTATACAGACAAGTGAAACGAATTTATCTGAGATAGATGTAATAGATGCATATCACAATTTGTGGAAGATAGAAGAATCTTTTAGAATAATGAAGAGTAAATTAGAGGTACGTCCGATATTTCATTGGACGGAGAAGCGTATTAAAGGGCACTTTGTAGTTTGCTTTTTAGCATTTTTACTTGAGAGGACATTGGAACATAAGCTTAGAACGGCTGATATAAAAGCATCATCGAGAGATGTAAGAAGTACAATTAACTCTATGAATTTTGCAAGATTTGAATCTAAGGGTCAGACTTATCTGCTTAAAACTAAATTTGGCAGTTTGGGCAGTCATATATTAAGAGCACTTAGAATCCCACCGCCTAAGAATCTTTCCACCCCTGATGAGTTGAAATTTTAA
- a CDS encoding hemerythrin family protein has translation MKILWSDNLSVGFKAIDDQHKTLINIINKFQNALLDGEGVESIQSVVNFLELYTKVHFSTEEKYMEQYQYPNTETHKQEHKKLIEYIGALKNKVNENPNNHNLALDLNNQLKNWYTDHINKIDKHLGAFLKIKKEEKHQLIEEKIKKAP, from the coding sequence ATGAAAATACTTTGGAGCGATAATTTAAGTGTAGGTTTTAAAGCCATTGATGACCAACACAAAACATTAATTAATATAATAAACAAATTTCAAAATGCACTTTTAGATGGAGAAGGGGTTGAATCTATTCAAAGTGTAGTTAATTTTCTTGAACTTTATACAAAGGTGCACTTTTCCACAGAGGAAAAGTATATGGAACAATATCAATACCCAAACACTGAGACACATAAACAAGAGCATAAAAAATTAATAGAATATATCGGGGCACTAAAAAATAAGGTCAATGAAAATCCTAACAATCACAATCTTGCGCTCGACCTCAACAACCAATTAAAAAATTGGTACACTGACCATATCAACAAAATTGACAAACACCTCGGAGCATTTTTAAAAATAAAAAAAGAGGAAAAACATCAACTTATTGAAGAAAAGATAAAAAAGGCCCCATAA